Part of the Candidatus Chlorohelix allophototropha genome, CGGCGGGGCGGTAGCCAGCATAACTATTACGAACGGTGGTAGTGGTTATAACAGAGCTCCAACTCTAACGCTTTCGGCTCCTCCGGCTGGTGGTGTCAGGGCAACTGCTACTGCGACAATAGCTCGTAGAGTTACTGCACTTACTTTAACCAATGGCGGTACCGGCTACACTACTGCTCCAACTGTAAACATTACCGGTGGTGCCGGAACTGGCGCAACTGCAACGGCTGCTATCTCTGGTGTTCTAAACACCATAACTGTTGGAAACGGTGGTACCGGATATCGAAACGCTCCTACTGTAAATATCACCGGTGGCGGTGGCACCGGTGCAACCGCATCGGCTACTGTAAACAGGAATACAGGTAGAATTACTGCTATTACTATAACTAACCGTGGTTCAGGCTATACAAGCGCTCCCACTATAAGCTTTACCGGTGGCGGTGGCACCGGCGCAACTGCAACCGCAGCTATCATTAATGTAGTAGTAAGTCTTACGCTTACAAGCGGTGGTACTGGCTATACCGGAACTCCTACAGTCAGTTTCACCGGTGGCGGTGGAACCGGCGCGGCTGCAACGGCTACAGTGGCAAGTGCGGTTAATGCTATTACGTTGACTAATGCCGGTAGTGGTTATACTACTGCTCCTACGGTAACATTTAATAATAATGGTACCGGTGGAACCGGTGCAACGGCTACTGCTACCCTGCTGAGCGTGATTGGCAGCATAACTGTAACAAACCCCGGCAGTGGCTATACAAGCGTTCCGACAATAAGCTTTAACGGTGGCGGTGGAACCGGCGCGGTTGCAACAGCCCTACTTAATCCTACCTCGGTGGCTGGTATAACTGTTGTTGTCGGTGGGAGCGGTTACACAACTGCCCCGGCTGTGACTATCACTTCTGCTAATGCTAGCGGTGGTGGCGCGGCGGCAATTTCCGTACTGGCACACAACGGCACTGTTGGGTCTGTAACTGTCACTAATGGTGGTGGCGGCTTCTTAACTGTACCAACGGTTACCTTCTCGGCTGCTCCAGCGGGTGGTGTCCCAGCAGCAGGTTTCGCAACAATTGCTTCTAGTCCGTTGACTATGCCACTGGAGCCAAAAGCGATCCAGGAACTGTTCGATATGAACTACGGTCGAATGAATGCTATCTTGGGAACTGAAATCCCGAACACCACCGGTGTGAACCAGACGACACTCCCGAATGCTTTCATTGATCCGCCGAATGAAATCATTAAAACCGCTGATTACACTCAACCGATTGGCTCAACGGCAGATGGTACCCAAATCTGGAAGATCACGCACAACGGTGTAGATACCCACGCGATCCATTGGCACCTAATGAACGTGCAGGTAATCAACCGGGTAGGATGGGACGGTGCAATTAGGGTACCGGATGCCAACGAACTAGGTTGGAAGGAAACTGTGCGGATGAACCCATTGGAAGATATCATTGTGGCTTTACGACCATACGCGCAAAACCTGCCTTGGGATCTTCCTAATAGTGTACGCTACATGGATCCAACCCAAAAGGCTGGCGGAAGCGCTGACTTTACGGGAGTAGATCCTAATAACTTACCAGCGCCGGTTACTAACGATTTGGTTAACTTTGGCTGGGAGTACACGTGGCACTGTCACTTGTTGGGTCACGAAGAGAACGATATGATGCGCCCTATCATCTTTGGGGTAGCGCCTAAAGCTCCTACTAGTGTTACTACAAGTGCAGCAGCTGGTTCAGTGACTGTAAACTGGACGAGCATTGCCAAGAACGCAACAGGTTTCACCGTTCAGAGAGCTACCGCTTGGAATGGTCCTTGGACTACTGTTGGGACAACAGGGGCTACAACATATACCTATCAAGATAAGACTACTGTCAAGGGAACTACCTATTTCTATCGGGTAATTGCCAACAACGTGGTCGGTTATACCAAGGCATATCCTGCAGTCGGTACAACTAAGGTTGGGTATCCGAACGCTTCGTTCGACTCAACGCCTACAAACGCACTACCGGTTTCAGCCTTGTAATCACTCCTTTGCAATTCAGGGGGGGAGAAATCCCTCCCTGAGTTTCATCCGTATCCTGCAAATATCTTTACATAATATGTTTGGAGGTATTTAATGTTCGCCTTTGATAAACCAATAGTATGGGTAATTATCCTTCTTATAATTGTATTATTATTCGGTGCTAATCGTCTGACCGATATCGGTAAATCGCTCGGCAAAGGAATCCGCGAGTTCAAAGAAGAAACCAGCACTCTCAAGGAAAACAAAGTCGTAGCTTCTACCAGCAGCAACCTTGCTAATGATGAAGAAGTGGTTGTAACCAAGCGCGAGGGAAAACGCGAAGATGGCTCAATCGAAATTATCGAAGAGCGAGTTGTCAGGAAACGAGCGCAAGTTTAGGGCTACAACTGGCATATCGGCTTTTGTTCAAGCTAAACCAAGGTAATCCAACCGGTACAAGAGGAGTAACCCACTTGTAGCGGTTGTTTGTTTTTATAACTGGTGCCGCTATTAAGAACGCTTGTAAAGATGTAACTAACCCTCCCCACTATTAGTCAGTCCGTTTGACACTTTAGAACTAGTCCTCCATCTACCATTATATAGTCCATAGCCTTTTACGGAAGCTGCTGTGGTTTCAGCAAGTTCGCTTGTCGGCGAAGGCTGTGTTTCCCATCCATATATAAACTTACGACAGGGATGGGATAAACTAACAGATAGTGGACTTTTTGTTATGCCGATTCCGTCAGATGTTAAAGTTTATTAATTAACGTTTATATACATTAAATCACAAACAACATTGAAATAGTGGGATTATAGCAACACACTAATGCCTCTACTGCAATAATGACTTGACCATGAAATATCAATTCTACAAATACATATAGAATCGTCAATCGACTGCATAATTCGTAATATTGCAGCAATATTACTGCAATTATTGCTTAATATACCTTTGTTAATATTTCATTAGAATATATATAACCCAAAGAATTTGATTTAGAATGAACAAAATGCAACGTGCAGGGGTTTTGTAAGCTATATTGTAAGGTTGTAGCGTTATAATAGTTTACGAAGGTTAATTTAGAAAAGATACAGCACAGCGATATTATGAACTCGCACTAAGATTCAGATGTAGAAATGTTGAAATAAATCAGATTTTGGATAAACTTATTAAAGGAATTTTATTCTGTTTATTTAAACAACATTCAATATATAGCTAGTAATACCACAGCTATTTGAAACATATTGAACAAGTATTAGATTATTTTCATACAAACTAAGTACTAAATATCAGTGTTTATTTATTTCTTAGATTCTGCACAAATACAGCACATGTTAATCATGTTGATTGGCATAATCGAAACACATAAGGAGTGATCGTATGAAGCGTAGGAAGTTCCTTATAGGGTTAGGGGCAACCGGAGCAGCAGTAGCTACTCTGAATATTAAAGCCCCCTCTACAAGCGCGCTAGCTCAATCCAAGGGTGGGTATGATCCCACGAAACTCCCGTATTTACTGAAACGCAAAGTTACCCATGCAGACAGGAAGTTGGCTGCCTCTAATCAGGCAAAGTTCCGCAAGGTCAGACCAGGCGTAAGAGGAGTCGACTCTAGCATTAATGCTACTGGTACAAATGCGAATATATTGGGAACAGGTCCTACTCCAACCCCGGGTGGTATTGCTGATTATTTCGGTACCGACCCAAACTGGGCGTTAAGTCCTACAACAATTCGCAAATTCGTTGACTCATTACCCGGGTTGACCCCTGCCGGCGCCAATACTCGCGGGAGTTTTATTCCTTTGGGTGCTCCTGATACAACTTCTTATCCGGGTTCGGATTATTATGAAATCGGCTTGGTTGAGTATGATGCCCAGTTCCATTCCGATCTGGGTTTGACCAAGTTGCGAGGTTATAAACAACTAAATACGGTAGATAAGAACAATGCGCCTCTCAAAGATCCATTTGGGAATGCAGTTACAACTACCCCTCATTACCTTGGTCCTATCATTGTTGCCCAACGTGACCGACCAGTTCGCGTCAAATTTACTAACCTGTTGCCCTCCACGGCGAATGGCGGCAATCTCTTTATCCCGGTAGATACTACCGTAATGGGCGCCGGTACGGGTATTAATGGCGCAAAATATACTGAAAACCGCGCCATACTTCACTTGCACGGTGGTAATACTCCCTGGATCAGTGACGGTACTGCTCATCAGTGGACGGCTCCGGTAAGTGAAAACTCTACCACGCTGCTAAAGGGTGTCAGCGCGCAAGATGTACCGGATATGCCTGCCACGGGAGCAGGTGAGCTTACTTTCTATTGGACCAACCAGCAAAGCGCTCGCTTGATGTTCTATCACGATCATGCTTATGGCTTGACCCGTCTAAACGTTTATGCCGGTGAGGCAGCGGGCTACATCGTTCAGGACCCGGATGAGCAGAGCTTGGTGACAAACGGCTCGATTCCGCCTCTTACCGATACTATTCCTCTGATAATTCAGGATAAGACCTTTATTGACTCAGATTCAACTAGTTATAATTATGTTTTGACGCTCGATCCAACTTGGCCCTTCGCGGTCGATTCAACTCGAAATGACCTGTGGTTCCCCCACGTATATATGCCCAACCAGAATCCCTATGATTTGAGTGGGGCAAATGCAATGGGACGTTGGGATTACGGGCCGTGGTTCTGGCCCCCGAATCTCACTATCGCACATCTACCTACTCAGACGAACCCATACCAAGATCTCAATAATCCCGGCTCGCCGCCGATTATTCCGGCGACTCCTAATGCTTCGATTGTGCCGGAAGGATTTATGGATACACCGCTGGTTAACGGTCAGGCTTATCCTTATTTGGAAGTCGAGCCGAAAGCTTACCGTTTCATGGTTTTGAATGCCTGCAACGACCGCTTCCTTAACCTACAGCTTTACAAAGCAAAATCGCAAGCCGTGATGTGGAATACTAACTCTAATGGCGTAGCAACCACATTGAATGACGGCGATGTCGGTGAAGTGAATATGGTTCCGGCTGCTCCCGGTGTATGGCCTGCCGGTTGGCCTACTGCCGATGGTCGCGATGGTGGTTTCCCCGATCCTCTGGCAGTTGGACCTAATTTTATCCAGATTGGTACCGAAGGCGGTTTATTGCCTGCGCCTGTCACTATCCCGAACAGACCGGTTGGCTATGATTACAACCGCCGCAATATCGTAGTGCTGAACGTGCTTGAAAAAGCTCTCTTCATGGGGCCTGCCGAGCGCGCCGATACGATTGTTGACTTTACCAATTACGCAGGTCAAACCATAATTCTGTATAATGATGCGCCCGCTCCGGTTCCGGCTTTCGACCCACGCAATGATTATTACACCGGTGCCCCGGATCACTCGCTGACTGGCGATGGTACCGGAGGCGCTTATACAACAATGCCGGGTTACGGACCGAATACTCGTACCATTATGCAAATTCGGGTTAAGGGTACGGTTGCTACTTCAAACAACTATGTATCGGGCAAGATTGCTACCACTTTACCTGCGGTTTTTGCCAAATCTCAGGATCGGGTTATTGTTCTAAACAATAATTACAATAGTACCTATGGAGTAAATAATCTTCCGACAGATTCTTACGTCCGTATCCAAGACAAAACTACTTCGAAAGGTGTCTATAACAATATAGTTTCTGGCATTGCCCTCACAAATGCAGGTTCAGGCTATGTCAATCCTCCAACAGTAACTATTAGTGGCGGCTACGGTGTAGGTGCAACGGCTGTTGCCAATATGGTGACTACCGGTATAGTGCAGTCTTTCAACCTGTTGAGCGGTGGTGCTGGCTATACCCAACCTCCTACAGTTCTATTAGTTGCTCCTGCGGTAGGTGGAGTGCAAGCAACTGCAAGTTCTACCTTGGCTGGGACATCGATAAAATCTATCGCGATAGTCAACGGTGGTACTGGCTACTCCTCCGCTCCAACAGTAAATATCACTGGCGGCGGTGGGAGTGGTGCAACTGCTACTGCGGTACTCAAAGCCGGTGGCACAGTAAGCAGTATTACTATTACCAATCGCGGTGCTAACTATACTTCTGCTCCCACTGTAACCTTATCTGCTCCCCCAGCCGGTGGAACGAGGGCAACTGCTACTGCAACAATGACTCGTTTGGTTAGTGCCCTTACCTTAACCGGGGCTGGTACTGGCTACTCATCTGCTCCAACTGTAACTATCAGTGGTGGTGGTGGTAGTGGTGCAACCGCAACTGCAACTATCACCGGTTATATAAGTAATATAACTGTTGGAAACGGCGGCTCCGGTTATCGAAATGCGCCTAATGTAGCCATCAGTGGCGGTGGCGGTACTGGCGCAGCCGCAACTGCTACTATAAACAGGACGACTGGTAAAGTTACCCTTATCACAATTACTAACGCCGGTACTGGATATACATCTGTACCAACAGTAACACTGTCAGGCGGTAGTGGCACCAATGCTACAGGTACGGCAACTATTTCTACTAAGGTGGCAAGTCTAACTATTACAGCCAATGGTAGCGGCTATACCGGAACTCCAACAGTAAGTTTCAGCGGTGGTGGTGGAACTGGCGCAGCGGCTACAGCAACAGTGTCCAGTTCGATTGCTTCAGTCACCGTGGTTAATGCAGGTAGTGGCTATACTACAGCTCCAACAGTAAGCTTCAGCGGTGGTGGTGGAACTGGCGCAGCCGCTACAGCCTCATTGACTGGTTCGATTGCCAGCATTACGGTTACAAATGCGGGTAGCGGTTACACTTCGTTACCTACCGTAGGTTTCAGCGGTGGTGGTGGTAGCGGTGCAACTACTACTGTTGTGCTTAACCCGACCTCGGTTGCCGCAATAACGATTGTTAACGGTGGTAGTGGCTACGCTACTGCTCCGGCTGTATCTATCACACCTACCGATGGTAAGGGTGGGGGCGCAGCAGCAACTTCCGTGCTGGCGCACAATGGCATTGTCAAGGATGTCACCGTTACTAATGGTGGTGGTGGTTATATATCTGTACCAACTGTCACCTTCTCGGCTCCTCCGAGTGGTATAACAACTGTGGGTACTGCGGCTATACTAAAAAGCAACTTGACCCTGAAGTTGGAGCCAAAATGCATCCAGGAACTGTTTGAGATGGAATACGGACGGATGAATGCTATCCTTGGTAGTGAAGTCCCGAACACCACCGGTGTGAACCAGACGACGCTCCCGAACTCTTTCATTGATCCGCCTAATGAAATCGTCAAAGACTCTGACCCTACACAACCGATTGGTTCAGCGGCAGACGGAACCCAAATCTGGAAGATAACGCATAACGGTGTAGATACCCATGCGATCCACTTCCACTTGTTCAATGTGCAAGTGCTAAATCGGGTAGGTTGGGATGGCGCGGTCAGATTGCCAGATGCCAACGAACTCGGTTGGAAGGATACTGTGCGGATGAACCCATTGGAAGACTGTATTGTGGCTTTGCGTCCGTTTAAGCAAAACCTACCCACTACCGGCGCTTGGGCTGGCGGGCTTCCCAATAGTGTTCGCTCGATGGATGTCACCCAACCGACTACCTCGACTATGGGCTTTACCGGCATAGATCCGACTAACATGCCAGCGCCTGTTACAAACCAGAAGATTAACTTCGGCTGGGAGTACACTTGGCACTGTCACCTGTTAGGTCACGAAGAGAACGATATGATGCGCCCTATCATCTTTGGGGTTGCACCGGTCGCTCCTACTGGTGTGGCTGCAACCGCACAAGTTGGCAAAGTGGTAGTGGGCTGGACGAACGCTGCACGTAGCGCAACGCAGTTCACTGTTCAGAGAGCTACCACCTGGAATGGTCCTTGGACAACTCTAGGTTCACCGGTGCCGGTAACAGTAGCAACTACTTATTCCTATACTGATACCACTGTTGTGAGTGGCACTACCTACTTCTACAGGGTGATTGCCAGCAACGTGGTCGGTTATACCCAGACCTATGCTGCTCCAAGTGTTGGGTATGCCAATACTTCAATCGACTCAACGCCTGCAAATGCACTTCCGGTTTCAGCGTTGTAATCACTCCTATGTTCTTCAGGGGGGAGAAATCCCCCCTGATTTTTAACCAAACAATCAAACTATATAACTTTACATAATATGTTCGGGGGTATTTAATGTTCGCCTTTGATAAACCAATAGTATGGGTAATTATCCTTCTTATAATTGTATTATTGTTCGGTGCTAATCGTCTGACCGATATCGGTAAATCGCTCGGCAAAGGAATCCGCGAGTTCAAAGAAGAAACCAGCACTCTCAAAGATAGCAAGCTTGTAGCTTCTACCAGCAGCAACCTTGCTAATGATGAAGAAGTGGTTGTAACCAAGCGCGAGGGAAAACGCGAAGATGGCTCAATCGAAATTATCGAAGAGCGAGTTGTCAGGAAACGAGTTCAGGTTTAGGGCTACAAAAGGTTTTATATCTTCTTTTAAGCCCCTGAAGTATCGGGTAGTATAAGCAGAGAACCACTATTGAACATGATATAGATGCGCCGCCCTACCATATCTACCGGATTCAAGAATAATCTGCCGCCTGCGAAAAGTTGGGTTATGCCCGTTCTGGAACTGGTATCAAGCACGCCGGGACATCCTACTAGGTTTCTTACCTCAAGATTGGCTCGCCATACATTCGCAAAGGCTGCCGCCGGGCTGATGCTACAGCCGAAATTGCCGGGTGTTGCAGTTGGCGTTGGGGTAGTAAGTTGCGCTACTAAGGTGGTTGCAGTACCCGTTGCTTGGATAGTGACAGAACTTGCAGTTGCAGTGGGAGTCGGCGTTGGAGTGGTAGCGGGAATATCCGCATAAGAACGCCAGCTACTGCTAAGGGTGGAGAAGGCATATATTTGCCCACCGCTCGCCAGCATAAAGCCCTTTTCGTACACCTGATATGCCAACGTCACCGTATTTTCTGCGGCTGAAGGACAGCCCAATTTCGTTGCAATATCTGGATTATCCGTCAGTAATTTGGTGAAGGAGGTAGAAACAGCAACGTTACAGGTAGGCGTGGGTGAGGGAGTTACAGGAACGGTAGTCGCCGTAATATCGGTTGTGACCGTTACAGGCGGGGAGGTAGTGACGGTAGTAGTTAGCGGGATAGTTGTAACGGTCGGGATTGTAGTCAAGGTTAAAGAGCTTGTAGTAGTTACAACTTCCGTAGGGCTTATAACCGTTGTGCTGGTTAGAATTGGAGTAGTTACAGTTGTGAAAACAGTAGTAGCGGTTATTGCCGCAGTAGTAGTGATGGTAGGCGTAGCGCTTACAGCGGTAGTAGAAGTGATAGAAGGTGTAACGGTTGCTACCTGTGCTATTACGGTTGTGCGCGGCTGAGTTGTGGCTACAGTGGTGGTTTGACGGGTAGTAGCAGGCGCAGGCGAAACTATTTTAACTTCAATATGCTTTTGCGCTAAATTCTCCCCACTTTTATTCAAAACACTGGTATTAGTCTCAACATTAACCTGCTGTCCGGCAACTAAAGTTTCTTTGGGTTCAAGCACTACCGTCTGACTGTCGATTACTTTTATATCGTAATCAATTTTTTTACCATTATCGTCTTTAACGTTGAAAAACAACTGCCCCTTATCTCGGATTAGAGCTTCGTCCACCGCCTGATTAAAGTGGATTGTAATTTCCTGACTATTGGCGGCAATGTCCGCTACTTCAAAAGCGGAATTGCGGTTTGTAAAAAATGCAATTAAGACGGCGGCAATTATGAGAACAATAGCAGCCATTAAAGACAAGGACAGAATTTTCAGACCATTGCCACGAAGCAGTGCCGGTTTTGCACCCCTTATTCTTTCCTGATGTACCCGGTTCAAGAGGGTGCGGCGTAATTCGGGAGGTGGCAAAGGGTCAGGTACACGCTTTAATTGTACCCGAATACCCCGGTAAGATTCTAGTGCAGAACGGCAATCAAGGCAGGTTAGTA contains:
- the tatA gene encoding twin-arginine translocase TatA/TatE family subunit; translated protein: MFAFDKPIVWVIILLIIVLLFGANRLTDIGKSLGKGIREFKEETSTLKENKVVASTSSNLANDEEVVVTKREGKREDGSIEIIEERVVRKRAQV
- a CDS encoding multicopper oxidase domain-containing protein; this translates as MKRRKFLIGLGATGAAVATLNIKAPSTSALAQSKGGYDPTKLPYLLKRKVTHADRKLAASNQAKFRKVRPGVRGVDSSINATGTNANILGTGPTPTPGGIADYFGTDPNWALSPTTIRKFVDSLPGLTPAGANTRGSFIPLGAPDTTSYPGSDYYEIGLVEYDAQFHSDLGLTKLRGYKQLNTVDKNNAPLKDPFGNAVTTTPHYLGPIIVAQRDRPVRVKFTNLLPSTANGGNLFIPVDTTVMGAGTGINGAKYTENRAILHLHGGNTPWISDGTAHQWTAPVSENSTTLLKGVSAQDVPDMPATGAGELTFYWTNQQSARLMFYHDHAYGLTRLNVYAGEAAGYIVQDPDEQSLVTNGSIPPLTDTIPLIIQDKTFIDSDSTSYNYVLTLDPTWPFAVDSTRNDLWFPHVYMPNQNPYDLSGANAMGRWDYGPWFWPPNLTIAHLPTQTNPYQDLNNPGSPPIIPATPNASIVPEGFMDTPLVNGQAYPYLEVEPKAYRFMVLNACNDRFLNLQLYKAKSQAVMWNTNSNGVATTLNDGDVGEVNMVPAAPGVWPAGWPTADGRDGGFPDPLAVGPNFIQIGTEGGLLPAPVTIPNRPVGYDYNRRNIVVLNVLEKALFMGPAERADTIVDFTNYAGQTIILYNDAPAPVPAFDPRNDYYTGAPDHSLTGDGTGGAYTTMPGYGPNTRTIMQIRVKGTVATSNNYVSGKIATTLPAVFAKSQDRVIVLNNNYNSTYGVNNLPTDSYVRIQDKTTSKGVYNNIVSGIALTNAGSGYVNPPTVTISGGYGVGATAVANMVTTGIVQSFNLLSGGAGYTQPPTVLLVAPAVGGVQATASSTLAGTSIKSIAIVNGGTGYSSAPTVNITGGGGSGATATAVLKAGGTVSSITITNRGANYTSAPTVTLSAPPAGGTRATATATMTRLVSALTLTGAGTGYSSAPTVTISGGGGSGATATATITGYISNITVGNGGSGYRNAPNVAISGGGGTGAAATATINRTTGKVTLITITNAGTGYTSVPTVTLSGGSGTNATGTATISTKVASLTITANGSGYTGTPTVSFSGGGGTGAAATATVSSSIASVTVVNAGSGYTTAPTVSFSGGGGTGAAATASLTGSIASITVTNAGSGYTSLPTVGFSGGGGSGATTTVVLNPTSVAAITIVNGGSGYATAPAVSITPTDGKGGGAAATSVLAHNGIVKDVTVTNGGGGYISVPTVTFSAPPSGITTVGTAAILKSNLTLKLEPKCIQELFEMEYGRMNAILGSEVPNTTGVNQTTLPNSFIDPPNEIVKDSDPTQPIGSAADGTQIWKITHNGVDTHAIHFHLFNVQVLNRVGWDGAVRLPDANELGWKDTVRMNPLEDCIVALRPFKQNLPTTGAWAGGLPNSVRSMDVTQPTTSTMGFTGIDPTNMPAPVTNQKINFGWEYTWHCHLLGHEENDMMRPIIFGVAPVAPTGVAATAQVGKVVVGWTNAARSATQFTVQRATTWNGPWTTLGSPVPVTVATTYSYTDTTVVSGTTYFYRVIASNVVGYTQTYAAPSVGYANTSIDSTPANALPVSAL
- the tatA gene encoding twin-arginine translocase TatA/TatE family subunit; its protein translation is MFAFDKPIVWVIILLIIVLLFGANRLTDIGKSLGKGIREFKEETSTLKDSKLVASTSSNLANDEEVVVTKREGKREDGSIEIIEERVVRKRVQV
- a CDS encoding anti-sigma factor family protein, producing the protein MNANCQRCQPLLSAYIDKETTAREEEFIRQHLLTCLDCRSALESYRGIRVQLKRVPDPLPPPELRRTLLNRVHQERIRGAKPALLRGNGLKILSLSLMAAIVLIIAAVLIAFFTNRNSAFEVADIAANSQEITIHFNQAVDEALIRDKGQLFFNVKDDNGKKIDYDIKVIDSQTVVLEPKETLVAGQQVNVETNTSVLNKSGENLAQKHIEVKIVSPAPATTRQTTTVATTQPRTTVIAQVATVTPSITSTTAVSATPTITTTAAITATTVFTTVTTPILTSTTVISPTEVVTTTSSLTLTTIPTVTTIPLTTTVTTSPPVTVTTDITATTVPVTPSPTPTCNVAVSTSFTKLLTDNPDIATKLGCPSAAENTVTLAYQVYEKGFMLASGGQIYAFSTLSSSWRSYADIPATTPTPTPTATASSVTIQATGTATTLVAQLTTPTPTATPGNFGCSISPAAAFANVWRANLEVRNLVGCPGVLDTSSRTGITQLFAGGRLFLNPVDMVGRRIYIMFNSGSLLILPDTSGA